A genomic region of Hypomesus transpacificus isolate Combined female chromosome 19, fHypTra1, whole genome shotgun sequence contains the following coding sequences:
- the nucb2a gene encoding nucleobindin-2a yields the protein MSRNWAFLSSCFAVAVHLLCLEAVPISMDKTKIEPLEEKDPPPSVDTGLHYDRYLREVIDFLEKDPHFREKLHNTDMEDIKQGKLANELDFVGHHIRTKLDELKRQEVNRLRTLIKAKQDVEGGNDMVVDHQALLKQFEYLNHMNPHTFVVDDLDRLIKSATNDLENFDKERHEEFKKYEMLKEHDRQEHLKTLDDEGRKKEEEHYEEMKKKHADHPKVNHPGSENQLKEVWEEGDGLDPEDFDPKTFFNLHDTNGDGFFDEQELEALFTKELEKIYDPTNEEDDMVEMEEERLRMREHVMNEVDSNKDRLVSLEEFLVATKKKEFLEPDSWETLEQNQAYTDEEMREFEEHLVRQEQDLNQKAADLQKQKEELERQQEQLNAQKVELQQAVEHMERLKIQNVEAPPEVHIEGNAVPDQQVHDNVLAPGHQALHQDPPQDHHEEPPKSPDLPPAHNDLPPVHEAVPEALHDLP from the exons ATGTCCCGTAACTGGGCTTTCCTGTCCAGCTGCTTTGCTGTTGCTGTCCATCTGCTGTGTCTAGAGGCAGTGCCAATTAGTATGGACAAGACTAAAATTGAGCCACTGGAAGAGAAAGATCCTCCGCCTAGTGTT GACACTGGACTCCACTATGACCGATACCTCCGGGAAGTCATCGATTTCTTGGAGAAAGATCCACATTTTAGAGAGAAGCTTCACAACACTGACATGGAGGACATCAAG CAAGGGAAGCTGGCTAACGAGCTCGACTTTGTCGGCCACCACATCAGAACCAAACTGGACGAGCTGAAAAGACAGGAGGTCAACCGTCTACGGACGCTCATCAAAGCCAAGCAAGATGTCGAAGGAGGGAACG ACATGGTAGTGGACCACCAGGCCCTGTTGAAACAGTTTGAGTACCTGAACCACATGAATCCGCACACCTTTGTAGTGGATGACCTGGATCGACTGATCAAATCT GCCACAAATGACCTGGAAAACTTTGACAAGGAGCGCCATGAGGAGTTTAAGAAATACGAGATGTTGAAGGAGCACGATAGACAGGAACACCTGAAGACTCTGGACGATgaagggaggaagaaggaggaggagcattaCGAGGAGATGAAGAAGAAACATGCCGACCATCCCAAAGTCAACCATCCA GGTAGTGAGAATCAGTTGAAAGAGGTGTGGGAGGAAGGTGACGGTCTGGATCCGGAGGATTTTGACCCCAAAACCTTTTTCAACCTGCACG ACACCAATGGAGACGGCTTCTTTGACGAACAAGAGTTGGAGGCCTTGTTCACTAAAGAG CTGGAGAAGATCTACGACCCGACCAACGAGGAGGACGAcatggtggagatggaggaggagcggctccGGATGAGGGAACATGTCATGAACGAG GTGGACTCAAACAAAGACAGACTGGTGTCTCTAGAGGAGTTCTTGGTCGCCACAAAGAAAAAGGAATTCCTAGAGCCGGACAGCTGGGAG ACGCTGGAGCAGAACCAGGCCTACACGGACGAGGAGATGAGGGAGTTTGAGGAGCACCTGGTCCGCCAGGAGCAGGACCTGAACCAGAAAGCTGCAGACCTCCAGAAAcagaaggaggagctggagaggcagcaggagcaGCTCAACGCCCAGAAAGTGGAGCTGCAGCAG GCAGTAGAGCACATGGAGCGATTGAAAATCCAGAATGTGGAAGCCCCTCCTGAGGTTCATA TTGAGGGAAATGCCGTCCCTGACCAACAGGTGCATGACAATGTTCTGGCTCCAGGCCACCAAGCTCTGCACCAGGATCCTCCCCAGGACCATCACGAAGAACCCCCCAAAAGTCCAGATTTGCCTCCAGCTCACAACGATCTACCCCCAGTCCATGAAGCAGTTCCAGAAGCCTTGCATGACCTGCCGTAG
- the rps13 gene encoding 40S ribosomal protein S13 encodes MGRMHAPGKGLSQSALPYRRSVPTWLKLASDDVKEQIFKLAKKGLTPSQIGVILRDSHGVAQVRFVTGNKILRILKSKGLAPDLPEDLYHLIKKAVAIRKHLERNRKDKDAKFRLILTESRIHRLARYYKTKRVLAPNWKYESSTASALVA; translated from the exons ATGGGTCGTATGCATGCTCCGGG TAAGGGCCTGTCCCAGTCAGCGCTCCCATACAGGCGCAGTGTTCCCACA TGGCTGAAACTGGCGTCTGATGATGTGAAAGAGCAGATCTTTAAACTGGCCAAGAAGGGTCTGACACCCTCTCAAATTG GTGTGATCTTGAGGGACTCTCATGGTGTGGCCCAGGTCCGCTTCGTGACAGGCAACAAGATCTTGAGGATCCTCAAGTCCAAAGGCCTGGCCCCTGACCTGCCCGAGGACCTGTACCACCTCATCAAGAAGGCTGTGGCTATCAGGAAGCACCTGGAGAGGAACCGAAAG GATAAAGACGCCAAATTCCGTCTGATTTTGACCGAAAGCAGAATCCACCGCCTGGCCCGCTACTACAAGACCAAGAGAGTCTTGGCACCAAACTGGAAGTA CGAATCTTCCACCGCCTCTGCCTTGGTGGCATAA